The DNA sequence GTCGGCTCGTCGCCCGTGGCGGCGTCCAGCAGTTCGCGCGTCGGCAGATCGCCCCAGAGCGCGTCACGGAACCCGGTTCCGATGCGCCGTCCGTCCGACAGCACGGGCGCGTCGGCCATGATCCGCGCCGCGTGAGCCGCGGATTCGGCGTGTCCGAGCGCCTGGCGCTGCGCGACCAGGGCCCACTGAGTGACGTGGACGTGGTGGTCCCACAGCCCCGCGATCAGCCAGGCGCCGTCGGCGTCGAGCACGTCACCGCGAGGACGCAGGACGCCGGCCGGAGCGATGTCGATGATCCGGCCGTCCGCGACGAACACATCCACCGGGCCGTCGACCGGCAGGAACTCCCGGCCGGCTCCGGATACCCGGGCGCGGGTGATCGTCCCGACCGTCTGTCCGATCGCCGGCGCGCTCACGGGCGCACCCGCGCTTCCTGCGCGCGACGCATCTCGGCCGCGAGGGCGGGGTTGGCGAACGGACCATCCGCGTTGAGCTCGGCGATCACCGTCTCGACGACCTCGGCGGGCTTGTTCTGACTGAGCTTGCGCTTCGCGACGACCCGCGCGGGAGTGAGCCGGAATCCCACGGTGCCCCGTTCGAGCCGGTCGATGTACGAGGGATCGTTCGGCGGCGCCCACATGAGCCGGGGGTCCGGCATCCGCTCTTCGAAGTGGGCGACGAGATGCTCCAGCACACGAAGATTCTCCTCGGCGGAGAGGAGTTCGGGGACCCCGGCGAGGTGCGCCGAGATGAAGTTCCATGTGGGCACGGCGGCGACGTCGCCGTACCACCCCGGTGAGATGTAGCCGTGGGGTCCCTGTACGACGACGAGCAGTTCCTGCTCTCCCAGCGCATGGATGAGGTCGTCGGGCTTTCCGACGTGCCCGAGGATCGTGAGGTCGTCGCGTTCCGGGTCGAGCACGACGGCGTAGTGGGACGCCACGAGGCCTTCCGGTGTGGAGCTCACGAGCGTGACCCACGGGTTCCGTTCGATCAGAAGGCGCAGCTCCGCGACATCGGCCAGGGCGAAACTCGGGTTCTGACGCATCCCCTCAGCCTAGGCAGTTCACGCCTGGCACCGCGGGCACCAGTAGAGCTTTCGGGCCGCCATCTCCTCCACGACGATCGCCGTGCCGCACACCCGGCACGGCAGTCCCGCCCGGTGGTACACCCAATGCCGGTCATCGCGATGGGCCATCGCCGCGCGATAGGCATCGGGGTCGAGATCGTCCATCGTCATCATCTGGCCGGTCTCGACGCCGATCGCGAGCAGCCGCACCCAGTCGCGCCACAGCTCCCGGACGACCTCTTCGCGGACGTCACGCCCGGGCGTGTGCGGATTCTGACGCGCGCGGAACAGCAGCTCCGCCCGATAGACGTTGCCGATGCCGCTCACGACGGACTGGTCCATCAGCAACTGACCGATCGAGGTCGGCTTGCGGCGTACCACCTCGGTGAAGCGCTCCTCCCCTTCGGCCACGTCGTCCACGAGCGGATCGGGTCCGAGCCGGGCGATCGTCGCGGCGACCTCGCCGGGGGTCTGCAGTTCGCACGCCGTCGGGCCGCGCAGGTCTGCGCACGTGATCTCGGTCAGCAGACGCAACCGCACCTGCCCGACCACGTGCGGGGGCCACTGGTCCGCCTCATCCTGCAGGCCCGTCGTCTGCTCGGACATGCGCACGTGGACGCGGGCGCGCCGAGGTGCGCCGATCGACGTGAGAGAGTTCTCTCCCGCGTCGTCCAGGATCGGGACCTCGAGTGCGGTCCCGCGCTGATTCGTCTGGCCCATGCGCCCGTTGGCCGAGGCGATCGTGGGATCGACCAGCACCTCACCGGCGAAGTCCCAGGCGCCGTACATCCCGAGATGGACCCGCAGCCAGAGATCGTCGTCGAACGCGAGGAACATCTGCTTGCCGACCGCGCGCACCTGCGTCGCCGTGCGCCCGGAGATCACGCTCGCGCCCTCCGCGAATCGTCCCTGCGGACTGGATGCCGCCACTTCGCGACCGACGAAGTTACGGTCGAACTGACGGGCGATGCGATGGACGGAATGCCCCTCCGGCATCAGCCGGCTTCGGGGTCGAACGAGCTGTCGTCGGCAGCGAGGACGTCGGGTGTCCCGGCAGCGGCGCGCGGATCGGGCTCGAGCGATCCGTCCGTCTCGAACGCCGCGATCTGCGCGATGCGGCGCGAGTGCCGCTCCTCCCCCGAGAACGGCGTGGCGATGAAGAGATCGATGAAGGACGCGGCCTCCTCGAACGTGTGCTGGCGGGCGCCGATCGCGATCACATTCGCATCGTTGTGCTCGCGTGCGAGTTCGGCGGTCGCGATGCTCCACGCCAGAGCCGCCCGGATGCCGCGCACCTTGTTCGCAGCGATCTGCTCGCCGTTCCCGGAGCCGCCGAAGACGACGCCGAGCGCCTCGATGCCCGCCTCCTGATCGCGCACGACCGCCTGGGCGGCACGGATGCAGAACGCGGGGTAGTCATCCAGCGGCTCGTACTCGAGAGGACCGTGGTCGACGACCTCGTGGCCCTGTCCGGCGAGGTGATGCTGCAGCTGGGTGGAGAACTCGAGGCCGGCGTGGTCGGTCGCGATGTGGATGCGCATGGCCTTCATTCTAGGGAGGCGCCAGGTGACCCGGTCGACGGCTTCGATCCACCGATATGATGGTTTTATCATGTCGTTAACCCTTGATCAGCGTCCGCTCTACGAGGTCAAAGCCGGGCTGTTCAAGGGGCTGTCGCATCCGCTGCGCATCCGCATCCTCGAGCTTCTGTCGCTGAGTCCGGAAAGATCCGTCGCGCAGCTCCAGACCGAGACGGGTCTGGAGGCGTCCCACCTGTCGCAGCATCTGTCGGTGCTGCGACGTCATCGCCTCGTCCTCTCGGAGCGCCGGGCGAGCAGCGTCTACTACCGGCTCGCCTACCCAGAGGTGGCGGAACTGCTGACGATCGCCCGCCGCCTGCTGCTGCTCATGGTGACCGCCGACGGCGAACGCATCGCCGACGCAGCCTCCTTGCCCGCGCTCGGACCGACGGAGTGACCCGGGCCGGGCAGTACCTGCGCGCCCTCCTGCCCGCGCGGGGCGACTATCAGGCAGTGCGCCGAACCTGGCGTGGGGACCTGCTCGCCGGTCTCACCGTCGGCATCGTCGCGCTGCCGCTGGCCCTCGGGTTCGGCATCGCCTCCGGCGCCGGCGCTGCCGCCGGCCTCATCACCGCGATCGTTGCCGGCGTCATCGCGGCGGTGTTCGGCGGATCCCACGTGCAGGTCTCGGGGCCGACCGGGGCGATGGTGGTCGTGCTGGCGCCCATCGTCGCCGCCCACGGCGTGGGTGCCGTCGCCATCGTGAGCGTGCTCGCCGGCATCATGGTGCTCATCGCCGGGGCCGCCAGACTCGGCCGCGCCGTGTCCTTCATTCCGTGGCCGGTGATCGAGGGGTTCACGCTCGGTATCGCCGTCATCATCTTCCTGCAGCAGATCCCCGCACTCACCGGCGCCGACGTCGACGGCATCCTGCATTCGAACGTGGTCGTGACCGCCCTGTCCTCGCTCGCCGGGGCCGACCCGCGCTATCTCGCGTGGTCGCTCGCCGCCGTCGCGGTGGTCGCTGCGTGCATGTCCCTGCTGCCCCTCTGGCATCACGCCATTCCGGGTTCGCTGGTGGGCATCGTCATCGTCACCGTGCTCGCGCTCATCCTTCCCTCGCCGCTCGCGGTGATCGGCGGGCTGCCGACGGGACTGCCCGCGCCCGGCCTGCCGACGTTCTCGATCGACACGCTGGCCCGGCTCCTGCTTCCCGCGGTCGCCGTCGCCGCCCTCGCCGCGATCGAGTCGCTGCTGTCCGCTCGGGTCGCGGCGTCGCTCGCCGACACCGGTCCGTATGACCCCGACCGCGAGCTGGTCGGACAGGGACTCGCCTCGATCGGCGCAGGCCTGTTCGGCGGCATCCCGGCCACCGGCGCGATCGCGCGGACCGCGGTGAACGTGCGCGCGGGCGCCAAGACCCGGCTCGCCGCGATCTTCCACGCCCTCGTCCTGCTGCTGGTCGTGCTCGTGGCGGCGGGACCGGTCGGCGCCATTCCGCTCGCCGCGCTCTCGGGTGTCCTCATGGTCACCGCCGTGCGGATGGTGCACCTGGCCACCGCCCGCTCGATCCTGCGCTCCACGCGCGCGGACGCGATCGCATACCTCCTCACGGCGGTCGTCACCGTCTCGGTGGACCTGATCGTCGCGGTCGTCATCGGGATGGCGGTGGCCGGCATCTTCGCGATCCGGGGACTGTCGCGTGCTACCGGGGTGCATCGCGAGCCCATCGACGGACCGGCCGAGCCGGGTGATGACCGGATCGCGGTCGTCCGGCTGGATGGCCCGCTGTTCTTCGCGGCGGCGGACCGCGTCCTGGCGACGGTCACGTCGCTGCACGGCGTGACGGTGGTCATCCTGCGCATGTCTCACCTCGAGCTGGTCGACGCGACCGGTGCGCACGTGCTCTCCGAGATCGTCCAGCAGCTGGAGCGCCGCGGCGTGACGGTCCTGATCAAGGGCGTGCGCGAAGGTCATGTGGAGCTGTTCAGGACCGTCGGTGTGCTCAGCTCCCTGCGCCACAGCAAGCACCTCTTCGCGGAGCTCGCACCGGCGGTCGCCCATGCCCGTAGCCACATCGTCCGCGCGCCGGTGCCGCCGGCGCCCGATGACGACACCGGGTCCGCCGCGCGGGCCTGACGTAGGCTGGGGAGGTTGCCAGCGTCGGCCACCCGCCGGTCTCGCGATATCCGAACCCCCTACACGACCCCGTAGAACCTGGGAGTAGCAGTGCCTGGAGAGAACCTCACCCGCATCGAGGCGCAGGAGCGCCGCGCGATCGTCGACACCCACTCCTACGAGGTGGGACTCGATCTCACGAGGGGCGCCGAGATCTTCGGGTCGCGCACCGTCGTGCGATTCTCGGCCACGGAAGGCGCGGACACGTTCATCGATCTGATCGCCCGCGAGGTGCAGTCGATCACGCTCAACGGCCGCGACGTGCCGGTGAGCGCGTTCGCCGACTCGCGCATCGCGCTGGAGGGACTCCAGCGCGAGAACGAGCTCGTCGTGGAGGCCGACTGCCTCTACACGAACACCGGTGAGGGCCTGCACCGCTTCGTCGACCCGGTCGACGGCGAGGTGTACCTGTACTCGCAGTTCGAAGTGCCGGACTCCCGGCGCGTCTTCGCGGTCTTCGAGCAGCCCGACCTGAAGGCGACCTTCGCGTTCACCGTGACCGCTCCGGAGCCCTGGAAGGTCATCTCCAACTCGCCGACCCCCGAGCCGAAGAAGCACGGCGACGGCCGCGCGACGTGGGTCTTCGAACCGACGCCGCGGATCTCGTCGTACATCACGGCGATCGTCGCGGGACCCTACGAGGAGGTCCGCTCCGAGCTGACCAGTGCGTCAGGTCGCGTGATCCCGCTCGGCGTCTACGGCCGCAAGAGCCTCTGGCAGCACCTGGACGCCGACTACATCTTCGACAAGACGCGCGAAGGATTCGCGTACTACGAGGAGAAGTTCGACTACCCCTATCCGTTCGCGAAGTACGACCAGCTGTTCGTCCCCGAATTCAACGCCGGAGCGATGGAGAACGCCGGCGCGGTGACCTTCACCGAGACGTACGTCTTCCGCAGCAAGGTGACCGACGCCGTCAAGGAGCGCCGCGTCGTCACGATCCTGCACGAACTCGCCCACATGTGGTTCGGCGACCTGGTCACCATGAAGTGGTGGAACGGACTCTGGCTGAACGAGTCCTTCGCCGAGTGGGCCTCCACGATCGCGACGGCCGAGGCCACGGAGTGGACCGAGGCCTGGACGACGTTCAACGCGATGGAGAAGACCTGGGCGTACCGCCAGGATCAGCTTCCCTCGACCCACCCCGTCGTCGCCGAGATCAACGACCTCGAAGACGTGCAGGTGAACTTCGACGGGATCACGTACGCCAAGGGCGGATCGGTCCTCAAGCAGCTCGCCGCGTGGGTGGGCATCGAGCAGTTCTTCGCGGGCGTCGCCGCCTACTTCAAGAAGAACGAGTGGAGCAACACCGAGCTGTCCGACCTCCTGACCGAGCTCGAGACCACGAGCGGGCGGGAGCTCGGGACGTGGGCCAAGAAGTGGCTCGAGACGGCGGGGGTCAACACCCTCGCGCCAGTGATCTCCGAGGACGCCGACGGGGTGATCACGCGCTTCGCGATCACCCAGACCGCGCCCGCCGACTACCCGACGATCCGTCCGCACCGTCTGGGCGTGGGCTTCTACAACGTGACCGACGGCGCCCTCGAGCGCGTCCACCACGTCGAGCTCGACGTCGACGGCGACCTCACCGAGGTGCCGGAGCTCAAGGGACAGCGCCGGCCCGATCTCGTCCTGCTCAACGACGAAGATCTCGCGTACGCCAAGATCCGCCTGGACGAGCGGTCTCTGCGCACCGCGATCGAGCACCTCGGGGGCATCGCAGACCCTCTCGCTCGCTCGCTCGTGTGGGGCGCCGCGTGGGATCAGACCCGGGATGCCGAATCCTCGCCGTCGGACTACGTCGACCTCGTGCTGCGCAACATCGGACGCGAGACGGAGTCGACCACCGTCCGCACCACGCTCGCCCAGCTGCAGCTGGCGGCGAACTCGTACGTCGCGCCGGAGAAGCGCGAGTCCACGCGCGCGAAGGTCGCGGACGGGCTCTGGCAGCTCGCCGAAGGGGCCGAGGCCGGAAGCGACAGCCAGCTCCAGTTCGTGACCGCCTTCGCGACGGCGGCCTCCACTCCCGCGCACTGGGACACCGTGCAGGCACTTCGCGACGGTTCGCAGACCCTGCCGGGACTGGAGATCGACACCGACCTGGCGTGGCAGCTGCTGATCTCACTGGCAGCAGGCGGCCGGGCTGATGCCGCCGCGATCGATGAGGCGCTGGCCGATGACAACACCGCCAAGGGCGGCGAGTTCGCCGCGCAGGCGAAGGCCTCGATCCCGTCCGCGGAGGCCAAGCGCGCCGCGTGGGACTCGCTGATCGCGAAGGACGACAAGCCCAACACGATCGTGCGCTCCACGGCACTCGGCTTCCAGCATCCGGCCGGCGTCGAACAGCTGCGCGACTTCGTGGCGTCCTACTTCGACATGCTGCTGCCGATCTGGAACTCGCGCTCGTACCAGATCGCGCAGTACATCATCGTCGGGCTGTACCCGGCTCCTCTGGCGAACCGCGAGCTGCAGGACGCCACGCGCGCGTGGCTGCGCGCCAACCCGGACGCCGCGCCGGCACTCCGCCGCCTCGTGGATGAGAACCTCGCCGGTGTCGAGCGGGCTCTTGCGGTCCAGGACCGCGACGCCTCGTAATCGATCGACCGTCATCGGATGCCTCGGCGCCGCATTCAGCGGGCGCCGAGGCATCCGTCGTTAGGCTGGATCCGATGATCTCGATCTGGACGGAAACCGGCCCTGCCCTCATCGATCCCGCCTTCTGGGCGCCGATCGGAGTGTTCTTCCTCGAAGCCGGAATGAATCTGCTGCGCGTGCTCGGCATCCTCATCGGCGCCCTCGTCGTCGGGTGGATCCTTCGATTGGTCATTCGCCGCGTCGTCAACCGGATCGTCAACGGAGCGAAGGACAAGGCGAACGTCGACGACACCCAGGCGCTCGAGCGGTCCCCGCTCGCGTCGATCCGGCTCGTTCAGCGCACGCGGACGCTCGGGTCGATCCTGCAGAACGTCGTGAACGTGGCGATCGTCATCGTCACGATGCTGTTGATCGTCACTCTGCTCGCCCCGGATGCGCTGGGTTCCCTCACGCTCCTCACCGCGGCGGTGGGCGCCGGTCTGGGATTCGGCGCGCAGAACATCGTCAAGGACGTCCTGAACGGAATCTTCATCGTCGCGGAGGATCAGGTCGGCATCGGCGACGTCGTGGATCTGGGGCTCGCGACCGGGATCGTCGAGTACGTCAGCGTCCGGATCACCACCGTCCGCGACGTCAACGGCACGCTCTGGTACGTCCGCAACGGCGAGATCACCCGCATCGGCAACATGTCGATGGGCTGGTCCCGGGTCATCGTCGATCTGGCTCTGCCGGTGGACACCGACGTCGACGAGGTCGAAGCCGCCATGATGGAGACGATGAAGGAGCTCGCGAAAGATCCGAAGTGGCGGACGCGCATCATCGAGAAGCCCGAAGTCTGGGGCCTCGAGTCGATCTCGGGAGACGCACTCGTCATCCGCCTCGTGATGAAGACGCGAACCAACGCGAAGGACGACGTCGCCCGAGAACTGCGGATGCGGGTCATGAAGGCCATCGACACGATGGGGCTCACCCTTCCGCAGCTCAACTCGATCGTGCTCACCGGCCCCGAGGGTGCGCAGCGGGTGCGCGGCGCGAACCCGCCCCGGACGAAGCCCACGACGGCCGTCACGGCGCCCCCGCCGCCCGAGCGCCCCATCTGGCGGCCCAAGCGCACGCCGAAGTCCCCTCCGGAGAACCCCGAGGGCTCGGCGTGACGCTCTCGTTCTACGACGAAGTCGGAGGACACGAGACCTTCGCGAGGCTCGTGAACGCGTTCTACCGCGGTGTCGCGACCGACGATGTGCTGCGTCAGATGTACCCCGAGGAGGATCTCGGACCGGCGGCGGAGCGATTGACGCTGTTCCTCGAGCAGTACTGGGGCGGACCCACGACCTACAGCGCGCAGCGCGGACATCCTCGTCTGCGCATGCGGCACGCCGCGTTCCACGTCAATCCCGACGCCCGCGACCGCTGGCTCCAGCACATGCGCGCCGCCGTCGACGAGCTCGACCTCCCACCGCTGCAGGAGGCGACACTGTGGGACTACCTGCAGCGCGCCGCATTCGCGATGGTGAACACGTTCGAACCCACGCCCTGACCGTCCGTCGACGAAGGAGTCGCCCATGTCCTCAGGTACGCACCACACCACGGATCTCCTCGTGATCGGATGGGGGCTCGCCGGTCTCGTCGCCGCCTCCGAGGCCGTCGCGGCGGGGCGGACGGTCACGATCGTCGACCAGGAGCCGCGGACGAACCTCGGCGGCCAGGCGTGGTGGTCGTTCGGCGGTCTGTTCTTCATCGACTCCCCCGAGCAGCGCCGCATGGGAATCCGGGACTCGATCGATCTCGCCCGCCAGGACTGGTTCGCCACTGCGGGGTTCGACCGCGAGGAGGACGCGTGGCCGCGGCGCTGGGCCGAGGCCTACCTTCACTTCGCCCACGAGGAGAAGCGCTCATGGCTGCGCCAGAAGGGCGTCGGCTTCTTCCCGGTCGTGGGCTGGGCCGAGCGCGGCGGATACACCGCGACCGGCCCGGGCAACTCCGTCCCGCGCTTTCACATCACGTGGGGAACGGGGCCGGGGATCGTGGCGCCCTTCGTCGCCGCGGTCGAGGAGGCGGAGACCCGGGGAACGCTGACGATCCTGCCGCGCCACCGCGTGACGGCGCTCAGCTCCGCGGACGGGCGAGTCATCGGGGCCACCGGCGACGTGCTCGCCCCGTCCGGTGCCGTCCGGGGCGCGGCGTCCGCCCGCGAACCGATCGGGCAGTTCGAGGTCACTGCGGGCGCGACGATCGTCTCATCGGGTGGTATCGGCGGCAATCACGACCTCGTCCGTCGTCAGTGGCCCGCTCGGCTGGGCGAGCCTCCTGCGTCGATGATCGCGGGGGTTCCCGAGTATGTCGACGGTTCCATGCTGGCCCTCGGCGAGAATGCCGGCGCCAGACTCATCAACGGCGACCGCATGTGGCACTACGTCGAGGGCGTCCGCAACTGGGATCCGGTGTGGCCGCAGCACGGCATCCGCATCCTGCCGGGTCCGTCGTCGGTGTGGCTCGATGCGACCGGCCGACGCCTTCCCGTCCCCCTGTTCCCCGGATTCGACACGCTCGGCACCTTGGAGCACCTGCGCACCACCGGGTACGACCATTCCTGGTTCGTGCTGTCGCGGCAGATCATCGAGAAGGAGTTCACCCTCTCCGGCAGCGAGCAGAACCCCGACCTCACCGGACGCGACATCCCGCTCCTGGTGAAGTCACGACTGGGCAGAGGGGCTGCAGCACCCGTTCAGGCCTTCATGGACAACGGAGAGGACTTCATCGTCCGTGATGACCTGCATGACCTCATCACTGCGATGCGCGCCGCACCGGGAGGGGACGCGTTGGACGCCGATCGGGTTCGCCTCGAGATCGAGGCACGCGACCGTGAGATCGACAACGACTTCACGAAGGACGCGCAGATCGCGATGCTGCGCTCCGCCCGCGCCTACCGCGGCGACCGGCTCGTGCGCACCGCCGACCCGCACCGGATCCTCGACCCCAAGGCCGGACCTCTCATCGCGGTCAAGCTCCACATCGTCACCCGGAAGTCGCTCGGCGGCATCGAGACGGACCTGGACGGGCGGGCGCTGGGCGTCGACGGCCGGCCGGTCCCCGGGCTCTACGCCGCCGGTGAGGCGAGCGGGTTCGGCGGCGGGGGCGTGCATGGGTACCGCGCGCTCGAGGGGACGTTCCTCGGCGGGTGCCTGTTCTCGGGCCGAGCGGCAGGACGTGCGGCAGCGACTGCGGTCTAAACGACCGGCGCGCCGGTCGACCGCACGGCGGTGAGGCCGGTGCGTGCCGGTCCCCTCACCACGACGTGTCCGCGAACGAGGGACAGCCTCGTCCAGGCCCCTGCTTCGCGCACGGCCGCTTGTTCCTCGCCGACGATGAAGCCCAGCACGAAGGCGGCGAAGGCCGCGCCGAGCGGTATCCCCCCCAAGGCCTCGTCCGGGGCGCCCCAGACGGCCGCGCGCACCGCGCGGACGGCATCCTCCCCCGAATCCTGCGGCAGCGCCTCGGCGACTGCGGCGATCCCCCACTGGGCGCGGGAGGCGAGGACGGATGCCGGCACCTCGGCGATCTCCGTCCACCCGGCTCGCGGCGGGGTGACACCCGCCCAGGACGGTGACAGCGCCGTGTCGGGAAGGACGAGGTGTGCCGCATCGTCATCCGCGGGCTGCAGACTCCCCGCCGACACCACCAGATCGCACACGAGCTCGGGGTCCACCGGCAGCGCGCGCATCGCCAGCACCGTGGGGGTCGCATCGAACAGCCCTCTCGGAGCGAGCGGAGCCGCCGTCATCAGGAGCGTGCCGCCCGAAGCCTGCAGGCGCACGGCTTCATCGCCGAGGCGTGCCGTCCGGCCCGCGAAAGTCAGGGCGTCCGCGGCCGCCGCGGCGTCCGTGAAGATCAGGCGCGACGACATCCGCCTAAGCTACAACACTGTGATCGACGCCCCGCACACCACCCCCGCCGCCGACGACTACTCCCCCGATCCCGACCCGGTCGCCTCGATGCTCGCGGTGCTGGATCTGTCGCAGTCCGGTGCGCGCACGACCGAGGACATCTTCACCGGGGTGTCCCAGTCGATGCCTCTCGGGCGTGTGTACGGCGGCCAGGTGCTCGCCCAATCCATCGTCGCCGCGGAGCGGACGATCCCGGACGGAAGATCCGTGCATTCGATGCACGGATACTTCCTGCGCCCCGGCGACGCATCCCAGGGCATCACATTCTCCGTCGACCGCATCCACGACGGCCGTTCGTTCTCCACACGTCGCACCCAGGCGTTCCAGCAGGGCGTGCCGATCTTCTCCATGATCGCTTCCTTCCAGGACGAGGACCCCGGGATCGAGCACCAGGCGGAGATGCCGGCAGGGCTCCCCGCTCCCGAGGACCTACCCGACCTGGAGGACCACCTCGCCGGCCTCCACCCGGTCTCCAAGAGACTGTTCACCGACCGGCCGCTTGATCTTCGTCACGTGCCCTCGCCGATCTATCTGTCGGTGCAGGGCGAGCGCGTGCCCCGGCAGGCCGTCTGGATGCGCACGCGGCGCGAGATCCCCGACGACCCGGCGACGCACCGCGCGGCACTCGCCTACCTCAGCGACATGACGATCCAGGAGTCGATCCTGCGCGCACACGGCGTGGCGTGGGCGACGCCCGGGCTCAAGGTCGCGAGTCTCGATCACGCGATGTGGTGGCACCGTCCCGGTCGCGTGGACGAATGGATGCTCTACGTTCAGGAGTCCCCGAACGCTCGCGGCGGACGAGGATTGGCGACAGGGCGGATCTTCAGCCGCGACGGCGTTCTCGTGGCCAGCGTCGCGCAGGAGATCATGATCCGGCTCCCCGAGGCGCCGCGCGAGTGAGGACCTTCAGCGCCGGTGGGCGTACTCCACCGGCGCGCCGAGGAACGGTTCCCACGCGGAGCGCTGTTCGTCGGTGAGGCGAACCGGTCTTCCGGTGGTCGCATCCACCATGACGACGACGGCCGATGCACGCGCGTACAGCTCTTGCGTCGCACCGGAGGCAGGGCTGAAGACCTCGTAGCAGACTTCGATGCTCGAGCCGCCGATCTTGCCGAACCACAGCTGAGCGTCGAGCGGGTTCCTCTGGTACGGCACGGGGCGGAGGTACTCGATCTCCTGCCGGGCGATGAGCGTCAGCGTGCCGGCGTCGATGCCGGAGTCGAGCACGGCCGTCGGCGGCGCGGCCTCGTCCGCTCCGGGTCGCCAGAAGGCGCGCACGCGCACCTCTTCGAGGAGCTTGAGCATCGAGGCGTTGTTGACGTGATTGAAGGCGTCCAGATCACCCCACCGCAAGTGGATGGGGATGTGGAGTCGGCGACCGTCCGCGGTCGCCGACACCACGAACTCCTCGTCAGTCACGCGTGAGCTTGCGGTACGTGGAGCGATGCGGGTTGGCCGCGTCCGCGCCGAGACGCTCGATCTTGTTCTCCTCGTACGCCTCGAAGTTGCCCTCGAACCAATACCAGTTGTCGGGGTCGTCGGCGGTGCCCTCGTACGCCAGGATGTGCGTGGCGATGCGGTCGAGGAACCACCGGTCGTGAGTGATGACGACCGCGCATCCGGGGAACTCGAGCAGCGCGTTCTCCAGGCTGCCGAGCGTCTCGACGTCCAGGTCGTTGGTGGGCTCGTCCAGGAGGAGGAGGTTTCCGCCCTGCTTGAGGGTGAGGGCGAGGTTCAGCCTGTTGCGCTCACCACCGGAGAGGACGCCCGCCTTCTTCTGCTGGTCGGGACCCTTGAAGCCGAACTGCGAGACGTACGCGCGGGACGGGATCTCGACCTTGCCGACCTGGATCCAGTCCAGACCGTCGCTGACGACCTCCCACAGGGTCTTGTTCGGGTCGATCCCGCCGCGACTCTGGTCGACGTACGAGATGTCGACGGTCTCACCGACCTTCAGCTCGCCGCCGTCGAGCGGTTCGAGACCCACGATCGTCTTGAAGAGCGTCGTCTTGCCGACGCCGTTCGGGCCGATGATGCCGACGATGCCGTTGCGCGGGAGGCTGAAGCTCAGCCCGTCGATCAGGCTGCGGCCGTCGAAGCCCTTCTGGAGCTTCTTGGCCTCGAGCACCACCTGTCCCAGCCGCGGACCCGGCGGGATGACGATCTCGTCGAAGTCCAGCTTCCTGGTGCGATCCGCCTCTGCGGCCATCTCCTCGTAGCGGGCCAGGCGCGACTTCGACTTCGTCTGACGGCCCTTCGCGTTGCTGCGCACCCACTCGAGCTCGCTCGCAAGACGCTTGGCGAGCTTGGCGTCCTTCTTGCCCTGAACCTGGAGACGCTCCTGCTTCTTCTCCAGGTAGGTCGAGTAGTTGCCCTCGTACGG is a window from the Microbacterium lacus genome containing:
- a CDS encoding FMN-binding negative transcriptional regulator; translated protein: MRQNPSFALADVAELRLLIERNPWVTLVSSTPEGLVASHYAVVLDPERDDLTILGHVGKPDDLIHALGEQELLVVVQGPHGYISPGWYGDVAAVPTWNFISAHLAGVPELLSAEENLRVLEHLVAHFEERMPDPRLMWAPPNDPSYIDRLERGTVGFRLTPARVVAKRKLSQNKPAEVVETVIAELNADGPFANPALAAEMRRAQEARVRP
- a CDS encoding Fpg/Nei family DNA glycosylase — translated: MPEGHSVHRIARQFDRNFVGREVAASSPQGRFAEGASVISGRTATQVRAVGKQMFLAFDDDLWLRVHLGMYGAWDFAGEVLVDPTIASANGRMGQTNQRGTALEVPILDDAGENSLTSIGAPRRARVHVRMSEQTTGLQDEADQWPPHVVGQVRLRLLTEITCADLRGPTACELQTPGEVAATIARLGPDPLVDDVAEGEERFTEVVRRKPTSIGQLLMDQSVVSGIGNVYRAELLFRARQNPHTPGRDVREEVVRELWRDWVRLLAIGVETGQMMTMDDLDPDAYRAAMAHRDDRHWVYHRAGLPCRVCGTAIVVEEMAARKLYWCPRCQA
- a CDS encoding ribose-5-phosphate isomerase: MRIHIATDHAGLEFSTQLQHHLAGQGHEVVDHGPLEYEPLDDYPAFCIRAAQAVVRDQEAGIEALGVVFGGSGNGEQIAANKVRGIRAALAWSIATAELAREHNDANVIAIGARQHTFEEAASFIDLFIATPFSGEERHSRRIAQIAAFETDGSLEPDPRAAAGTPDVLAADDSSFDPEAG
- a CDS encoding ArsR/SmtB family transcription factor, giving the protein MSLTLDQRPLYEVKAGLFKGLSHPLRIRILELLSLSPERSVAQLQTETGLEASHLSQHLSVLRRHRLVLSERRASSVYYRLAYPEVAELLTIARRLLLLMVTADGERIADAASLPALGPTE
- a CDS encoding SulP family inorganic anion transporter, whose product is MTRAGQYLRALLPARGDYQAVRRTWRGDLLAGLTVGIVALPLALGFGIASGAGAAAGLITAIVAGVIAAVFGGSHVQVSGPTGAMVVVLAPIVAAHGVGAVAIVSVLAGIMVLIAGAARLGRAVSFIPWPVIEGFTLGIAVIIFLQQIPALTGADVDGILHSNVVVTALSSLAGADPRYLAWSLAAVAVVAACMSLLPLWHHAIPGSLVGIVIVTVLALILPSPLAVIGGLPTGLPAPGLPTFSIDTLARLLLPAVAVAALAAIESLLSARVAASLADTGPYDPDRELVGQGLASIGAGLFGGIPATGAIARTAVNVRAGAKTRLAAIFHALVLLLVVLVAAGPVGAIPLAALSGVLMVTAVRMVHLATARSILRSTRADAIAYLLTAVVTVSVDLIVAVVIGMAVAGIFAIRGLSRATGVHREPIDGPAEPGDDRIAVVRLDGPLFFAAADRVLATVTSLHGVTVVILRMSHLELVDATGAHVLSEIVQQLERRGVTVLIKGVREGHVELFRTVGVLSSLRHSKHLFAELAPAVAHARSHIVRAPVPPAPDDDTGSAARA